Proteins from a genomic interval of Plasmodium reichenowi strain SY57 chromosome 13, whole genome shotgun sequence:
- a CDS encoding eukaryotic translation initiation factor 4 gamma, putative, protein MSCMDLKQTNIHDITEKENEGKENILVESNKKMGNDENRKWERFNKNNRSNTNSELYNQKNLMKMNSNHNNNCEDKDNDWSYLRSGANTSFRNSIKNNENLIFPANNKKDNGMEQECWRSNKKFDDMNNRNNSLNNNDMNTNNMNNSDNSKLSFSRNFKNSFNKGMNRNNSVTGNIKGINNKNYNYMNNNQENGTNNNDMNVNDQNNYSGIFNNNFTNLNNKAFYKNMNKNNKFNKTNNRNNNNNNNNNNNNNDDGNINYQNTNEFIKDNKKNINFKNQYNNNYKFDENMNNSYTMHNRNSNVEEHLRNNSIDMNNSNINNYNNQQTRFSSFMENENENENKNYHTGGMNNNIPFKNKYDNNNSSMKNTDNNKTDTSYNMKGTINNDNNNMDYLRNINNINEYKGSAKNKFYTNYMNKNNLKFTQNNNDNMNTNEDNNNNNNNNNNNNNGVFSNYQNNNMNRNNSINMKRNLNNNNNLNNNMNKMGSQDKNQNSNNNFYMNYNYQNRKNSMNNNMKNNMNNNMNNNMNNNMNNNMNNNMNNNMNHNMNNNMNHNMNHNMNHNMNNNMNNNMNNNVNNYSNINSLDSDMSPNYHAHVKMSMMNYNNNESNAANPNQMNFEQTNNDNMKRENNNMNNYGYDDNTVHVNNNTPSTDFFSRAVGYNNNYLNNNNNMNSAVNNNSSNGNNMKNENSENKNVADSNDSLNNNKNNNNNINMNESINNNNTLNNNNEYNNQNNNEDEDDDDWGELGEDKYIDINSIMKKKNVILNQLEADLNDLSKKGNDGKNKKKNKMKKDDLFVLPHTNTLLVDKKKNKKNKNKNAKNNNTNSSNNNNNNNNNNNNNNNNNNNNNNSNILKKDNDANDKNSKQIVNTSGVNKKKGKKTGVEANSKNVEQKGDTKTSTKVDEEVKTDEVNNKQKDLVEDKNANNVNDVDTKPDGEDDNNNNNNKGEEDNNKEKKEDDNTVAEKPAKALYVFKKKENMSPIEYMERQVKSLLNKLTVENFPIITEKMCQIMESRLNTDEIQTVVNQVIDKAVLEHDWSEMYADLCQTLKWRSPNFEMKKKTSFEIALLKKIQEQYENLPSTFESTMKEKLKSDENEEELSFVEQKQKKRLLGIVKLIGELFQRQIVSISIVISIAHDLLIAYEEPKEYCIEAFLQLIYSTGFFIDKIEKYKNVLDTWFGRLKELQRKKMYSKRIKFVIQDVFDLRSSEWRKKTHKDTAKGLNELRSQLETEEMMGGSIHLAQLGNIVIVGERHNLRNNESYSKYMQEQEKLSKQNQKK, encoded by the exons atgaGTTGCATGGATTTGAAGCAAACAAATATTCATGATATTActgaaaaagaaaatgaa ggtaaagaaaatatattagtAGAATCTAATAAGAAGATGGGGAACGATGAGAATAGGAAATG GGAAAGGTTCAATAAGAATAATCGAAGCAATACTAATAGCGAATTATATAACCAGAAAaatttaatgaaaatgaactctaatcataataataattgtgAAGATAAAGATAATGATTGGAGCTATTTGAGAAGTGGAGCGAATACAAGTTTTCGTAATTCCATTAAGAATAATGAGAATTTGATTTTTCCAgcaaataataaaaaagataatgGAATGGAACAAGAATGTTGGAGAtctaataaaaaatttgatgatatgaataatagaaataatagtttgaacaataatgatatgaatactaataatatgaataattcAGATAATTCAAAATTAAGTTTTAGTAGgaattttaaaaatagtTTTAATAAAGGTATGAATAGGAATAATTCTGTTACTggaaatataaaaggaattaataataagaattataattacatgaataataatcaaGAAAATGgtacaaataataatgatatgaatgtaaatgatcaaaataattatagtggtatatttaataacaattttacaaatttaaacaataaagctttttataaaaatatgaataaaaataacaaatttaataaaactAATAATCgcaataataataataacaataataataacaataacaataatgatgatggtaatattaattatcAAAATACCAACGAATTTATTAAAgacaataaaaaaaatatcaacTTTAAAaatcaatataataataattataaatttgatgaaaatatgaataattcTTATACGATGCATAATAGAAATTCAAATGTAGAAGAACATCTAAGAAATAATTCTATCGATATGaataattcaaatataaataattataataatcaaCAAACAAgattttcttcttttatgGAAAACGAAAAcgaaaatgaaaataaaaattatcataCAGGAGgaatgaataataatataccctttaaaaataaatacgacaataataatagttcTATGAAAAATAcagataataataaaacagacacatcatataatatgaaaggaactattaataatgacaataataatatggattatttaagaaatattaataatattaatgaatataaagGTTCGgcaaaaaataaattttacacgaattatatgaataagaataatttaaaatttacccaaaataataatgataatatgaacactaacgaagataataataataataataataataataataataataataatggggttttttcaaattatcaaaataataatatgaatagaAATAATAGTATAAACATGAAGAGAAACCTTaacaataacaataatcttaataataatatgaataaaatgGGCTCTCAAGataaaaatcaaaattcaaataataacttttatatgaattataattatcaaaatagaaaaaatagtatgaacaataatatgaaaaataacatgaataataacatgaataataatatgaataataatatgaataataatatgaataataatatgaacaataatatgaaccataatatgaacaataatatgaacCATAATATGAACCATAATATGAACcataatatgaacaataatatgaacaataatatgaacaataatgtaaataattaCTCCAATATAAATAGTTTGGATAGTGATATGAGTCCAAATTATCATGCCCATGTTAAAATGAGTATGatgaattataataataatgaatcTAACGCAGCTAATCCTAACCAAATGAATTTTGAACAAActaataatgataatatgaaaagggaaaataacaatatgaataattatgGTTATGATGATAACACAGTAcatgtaaataataatactcCTTCAACTGATTTTTTTAGTAGAGCGGTTggttataataataactatttaaataacaataataacatgAATAGTGctgttaataataattccTCTAATGGAaacaatatgaaaaatgaaaatagtgaaaataaaaatgttgCAGATAGTAACGATAGCCTAAAcaacaataaaaataataacaataatattaatatgaacGAAAGTattaacaataataatactttaaataataataatgaatataataaccAAAATAACAATGAAGATGAAGATGACGACGACTGGGGAGAATTAGGAGAGGACAAATACATAGACATAAATTCaattatgaagaaaaagaatGTTATTTTAAATCAACTCGAGGCAGATTTAAATGATTTGTcaaaaaaaggaaatgacggaaaaaataaaaaaaagaataaaatgaaaaaagatGATTTGTTTGTATTGCCACATACAAATACCTTACTAGTagataagaaaaaaaataaaaagaataaaaataaaaatgcaaagaataataatacaaatagtagtaacaataacaacaacaataacaacaacaataataataataataataacaataataataataacaatagTAATATTTTGAAGAAAGACAATGATGcaaatgataaaaattcAAAACAAATTGTTAATACTAGTGgagtaaataaaaagaaaggaaaaaaaacagGAGTTGAAGCAAATAGTAAAAACGTAGAACAAAAAGGAGATACTAAAACATCCACTAAAGTAGATGAAGAAGTAAAAACGGATGAGGTAAATAATAAGCAAAAGGATTTAGTTGAAGATAAAAATGCAAATAATGTAAACGATGTTGACACAAAACCTGATGGAGAGGatgataacaataataataataataaaggagaagaagataataataaagaaaaaaaagaagatgaTAATACTGTTGCTGAAAAGCCAGCAAAAGCTTTATAcgtttttaaaaaaaaagaaaatatgtCACCTATAGAATATATGGAAAGACAAGTAAAAAGCTTGCTTAATAAATTAACTGTAGAAAATTTCCCGATTATTACAGAAAAAATGTGTCAAATTATGGAATCTCGATTAAATACTGATGAAATACAAACTGTAGTAAATCAAGTTATTGATAAAGCTGTATTAGAACATGATTGGTCAGAAATGTATGCAGATTTATGCCAAACATTAAAATGGAGATCACCAAACTttgaaatgaaaaaaaaaacttcCTTTGAAATTgcattattaaaaaaaatacaagaACAATATGAAAACTTACCAAGTACATTTGAATCTACtatgaaagaaaaattaaaaagtgATGAAAATGAGGAAGAATTAAGTTTTGTTgaacaaaaacaaaaaaaaagattatTAGGAATTGTAAAATTAATAGGAGAATTATTTCAAAGACAAATTGTTTCTATATCTATTGTTATTAGTATAGCACATGATTTATTGATTGCATATGAAGAACCAAAAGAATATTGTATTGAAGCATTTCTTCAACTAATTTATTCTACTGGATTTTTTATAGAcaaaattgaaaaatataaaaatgttttagATACCTGGTTTGGTAGGTTAAAAGAATtacaaagaaaaaaaatgtacTCTAAAAGAATCAAATTTGTTATTCAAGATGTTTTTGATTTAAGATCATCTGAAtggagaaaaaaaacacacAAAGATACAGCCAAGGGATTAAATGAATTAAGATCCCAATTAGAAACTGAAGAAATGATGGGAGGTTCTATACATTTAGCTCAACTTGGtaatattgttattgtAGGAGAAAGACATAATTTAAGAAATAATGAATCctattcaaaatatatgcaAGAACAAGAAAAACTGAGTAAacaaaatcaaaaaaaataa
- a CDS encoding ubiquitin-like protein nedd8-like protein — MQILVKTLTGKRQSFNFEPSSSVFQIKMAIEEREGIDAKQIRLIYSGKQMHDDMKLSDYRVVPGSTVHMILQLRGG, encoded by the exons atgcaAATATTAGTTAAAACATTAACAGGGAAAAGACaatcatttaattttgaACCCTCTAGTTCTgtttttcaaataaaaatggcTATAGAGGAAAGAGAAGGAATAGACGCTAAACAAATAAGATTAATATACTCAG gGAAACAAATGCATGATGATATGAAGTTAAGCGACTATCGTGTGGTACCTGGATCAACTGTTCATATGATTTTACAATTAAGAGGaggataa